In the Ktedonobacterales bacterium genome, CGCAATGGGCCGTCGGCACCGAGATCAATCTGGTCCACCGATTGGCAGCCGAACATCCCGACCAGACGATCTTCTGCCTTGATCCGGTCATCTGTCCCTGCGCTACTATGTATCGCATCCATCCAGCCTACCTGGCCTGGGTGCTGGAGGGGCTGCTGGATGGTCAGATCATCAATCAGGTCAAAGTTGATGAAGACATCGCCCATTGGGCGCGCATCGCGCTTGATCGTATGCTGGCAACCAGAGGTTAAAAGCAAGCGTATTGCTGTAGCGGGTATACTTCTTGCGGCTCCGTCAGGCAGGCGATTTCTCGTACAACTTCAGGGGGCGCGCGATGCAGCATCAGCAGGAACAACCAGATGATCTCAGAACGCTGGCTACCAATCTTGCATACCTGGATTGGAGACATGGCCTGACGCGCAACGACATCAAGAGCGCCTATCCAGGCTTCCCGCAGTCACTCTATCTTCGTTTGCCCGATAGCAAGCGTTTCAGTTCCCCAAAAGATGTATTGCAATCTGCCAGGCTGGCGGCCAGCCGCGCCGAAGGGGATTTTCTTGGCGCTGCGCCTGATATTCCCGCCAGCCTTTCGGTTGAAGAAGGCGGCCCACCGGACTGGGGAGCATCTCCGTTGGTAACACCGGGCGGGGCCATTGACTCCGGCAGCGCAGAGGATCGGGAAGAGCCAGGAGTATGAAAAACGCGCGATGGTTCTCTTATTACCTGGCGGGCAGCGATTTTGCCATTCGTCCAGGCTGCCAGACCATCGCGCGGTTGCTTTCGAGTGATTCGCTGGAACCTACGCGCTTTTGAAGAAATCGGCGTTGATCTTGATATATTGCCGCCACTGCTCTGGAACGGCGCTCTCTTCGTAGATCGCATTCACCGGGCAGGCTGGCTCGCAAGCCCCGCAGTCAATGCACTCATCAGGATTGATATAGAGCATGTTCACTTCGGCAAAGCCGTCCTCGCTCTCCGTTGGGTGAATGCAATCTACCGGGCATACATCCACACACGAAGCGTCTTTGACATCAACACAAGGTTCTGTAATAACGTAGGTCATGCGATATACCTTCCTTTTCCAACGTTTATTCGGTATGCCGGATCGGCGTGCCTGTTAAATGAGATTGCTCGTCTTCCTAGCCATCCTGGCTGAAGGCGCTCATCGTCTGTGCGCGCTATCCCTCTCATTATACCGATTTCTGCCCAGGAATGCGCTCTGGCCCCTGGTCACAGGCAATGCTTGATTTTTCTCCTGTAATTATATATCCTGGCCCTTATATTATATCCAATATAGTATATCCAAATGGAGATGTTCTGGCTAGCCTGCGGTGAAAGGATTTATGGCCCTCCCTGGC is a window encoding:
- a CDS encoding ferredoxin family protein; this translates as MTYVITEPCVDVKDASCVDVCPVDCIHPTESEDGFAEVNMLYINPDECIDCGACEPACPVNAIYEESAVPEQWRQYIKINADFFKSA